A single window of Watersipora subatra chromosome 9, tzWatSuba1.1, whole genome shotgun sequence DNA harbors:
- the LOC137404298 gene encoding uncharacterized protein isoform X1, whose product MATSDNELEVLMQEYIDSFRSMSLSFIQRLEQTSSDERYQFLVSTTAAQSSEDPYSSDDSMAAFQARRLKINEDLHNKVMALKRPHLKRGLDRQRELHKQRELIELGCKGSTGVITAAYRHDLIGLKAILKGLTPDQKSDAMSLRNLKGCTPLHAVVSKTDISDTVYSSVEIIDYLLKNLTEDQKMIFIKLYDRNGDTVFHTAGKLQKFGIVLHLITSVTPAKQNEILRLSNKRGITVENMSIPAPISVLTEHRVANEELKQDHLELRQKHDHLKQKFAHQKKAIKNMSKELQELKLYLRTPTVTDETGDQLHEDENPATE is encoded by the exons ATGGCTACTAGTGACAATGAACTTGAAGTACTGATGCAGGAATATATTGACTCATTCAGATCTATGAGCCTTTCTTTTATTCAGAGGTTAGAGCAAACAAGCTCAGATGAAAGATATCAGTTTTTAGTATCAACAACTGCAGCGCAAAGTAGTGAAGACCCTTACTCATCTGATGACAGCATGGCAGCATTTCAGGCCAGACGATTAAAGATAAATGAGGATCTCCACAATAAGGTAATGGCTCTGAAAAGGCCTCACCTCAAAAGGGGCCTAGACAGACAGCGGGAACTACATAAGCAGCGTGAGTTGATTGAACTAGGATGTAAAGGCTCTACAGGAGTTATAACGGCGGCGTACAGACATGACTTGATTGGGCTAAAGGCAATTCTTAAAGGACTGACTCCAGATCAAAAGTCTGATGCTATGAGTTTACGTAACTTGAAAGGTTGCACACCTCTCCATGCAGTTGTATCAAAAACTGATATATCTGATACAGTTTACAGCTCTGTAGAAATTATAGACTATCTACTTAAGAATCTGACAGAGGACCAAAAGatgatttttataaaactttatgACAGAAATGGAGATACAGTCTTTCATACAGCCGGAAAACTTCAAAAATTTGGCATTGTGCTTCATCTAATCACTTCAGTTACACCTGctaaacaaaatgaaatattgCGTCTTAGCAATAAAAGAGGAATTACGGTTGAGAATATGAGCATCCCAGCTCCAATCAGTGTTTTAACAG AACACAGAGTTGCAAATGAAGAGCTGAAACAAGATCATCTAGAGCTAAGACAAAAACACGATCACTTGAAACAAAAGTTTGCTCATCAGAAGAAAG CTATAAAGAACATGTCAAAGGAGCTTCAAGAGCTAAAACTTTACCTGCGGACTCCTACGGTGACAGATGAGACTGGAGACCAGTTACATGAAGATGAGAACCCAGCAACAGAGTGA
- the LOC137404298 gene encoding uncharacterized protein isoform X2, with amino-acid sequence MATSDNELEVLMQEYIDSFRSMSLSFIQRLEQTSSDERYQFLVSTTAAQSSEDPYSSDDSMAAFQARRLKINEDLHNKVMALKRPHLKRGLDRQRELHKQRELIELGCKGSTGVITAAYRHDLIGLKAILKGLTPDQKSDAMSLRNLKGCTPLHAVVSKTDISDTVYSSVEIIDYLLKNLTEDQKMIFIKLYDRNGDTVFHTAGKLQKFGIVLHLITSVTPAKQNEILRLSNKRGITVENMSIPAPISVLTEHRVANEELKQDHLELRQKHDHLKQKFAHQKKAANTIFYNIFYIFGHSSA; translated from the exons ATGGCTACTAGTGACAATGAACTTGAAGTACTGATGCAGGAATATATTGACTCATTCAGATCTATGAGCCTTTCTTTTATTCAGAGGTTAGAGCAAACAAGCTCAGATGAAAGATATCAGTTTTTAGTATCAACAACTGCAGCGCAAAGTAGTGAAGACCCTTACTCATCTGATGACAGCATGGCAGCATTTCAGGCCAGACGATTAAAGATAAATGAGGATCTCCACAATAAGGTAATGGCTCTGAAAAGGCCTCACCTCAAAAGGGGCCTAGACAGACAGCGGGAACTACATAAGCAGCGTGAGTTGATTGAACTAGGATGTAAAGGCTCTACAGGAGTTATAACGGCGGCGTACAGACATGACTTGATTGGGCTAAAGGCAATTCTTAAAGGACTGACTCCAGATCAAAAGTCTGATGCTATGAGTTTACGTAACTTGAAAGGTTGCACACCTCTCCATGCAGTTGTATCAAAAACTGATATATCTGATACAGTTTACAGCTCTGTAGAAATTATAGACTATCTACTTAAGAATCTGACAGAGGACCAAAAGatgatttttataaaactttatgACAGAAATGGAGATACAGTCTTTCATACAGCCGGAAAACTTCAAAAATTTGGCATTGTGCTTCATCTAATCACTTCAGTTACACCTGctaaacaaaatgaaatattgCGTCTTAGCAATAAAAGAGGAATTACGGTTGAGAATATGAGCATCCCAGCTCCAATCAGTGTTTTAACAG AACACAGAGTTGCAAATGAAGAGCTGAAACAAGATCATCTAGAGCTAAGACAAAAACACGATCACTTGAAACAAAAGTTTGCTCATCAGAAGAAAG CTGCcaatacaattttttataacatattttatatttttgggCATAGTTCTGCCTAA